A single window of Xiphophorus hellerii strain 12219 chromosome 12, Xiphophorus_hellerii-4.1, whole genome shotgun sequence DNA harbors:
- the fem1c gene encoding protein fem-1 homolog C, which produces MDLKTAVYNAARDGKLRLLQKLLENKDGHEVTKLMGEKTNGATPLLMAARYGHLDLVEYLLECCCAPVEVGGSVNFDGETIEGAPPLWAASAAGHLKVVQSLLGHGASVNSTTLTNSTPLRAACFDGHLDIVRYLVEHKADLEVANRHGHTCLMISCYKGHKEIAQYLLEKGADVNRKSVKGNTALHDCAESGSLEIMRMLLQYGATMERDGYGMTPLLSASVTGHTNIVDYLTTHQQTSHTERIDALELLGATFVDKKRDLLGALKYWKRAMDLRYTDSNTVHKPEPKHLIMAYDYAKEVTNGEELDGLISDPDEMRMQALLIRERILGPQHPDTSYYIRYRGAVYADSGNFERCINLWKYALEMQQNNLDPLSPMTTSSLLSFAELFSFMLQDRAKGLLGTSVSFEDLMGILTKSVLEIERAVKQIGPMPPDPAQLSKALSIILHLICLLEKVPCTTEQDHFKKETIYRFLKLQPCGKNGFTPLHLAVDRNTTCVGRYPVCKFPSLTVASILLECGADVNSRDEDDNSPLHIAASNGHPDIMNLLISCGNHFDSTNAFQQTACDLLDEKELARNVIQPINHTTLQCLAARAIIKHSLHYRGNIPEKLEAFVLLHR; this is translated from the exons ATGGATTTAAAGACGGCGGTGTATAACGCGGCCAGGGACGGGAAACTCCGTTTGCTTCAGAAACTGTTGGAGAACAAAGATGGACATGAAGTCACCAAGCTGATGGGCGAGAAGACGAACGGAGCCACCCCGTTGCTGATGGCCGCCCGGTACGGCCACCTGGACCTGGTGGAGTACCTGCTGGAATGCTGCTGCGCTCCGGTCGAGGTCGGAGGCTCGGTGAACTTTGATGGGGAGACAATAGAGGGGGCGCCGCCTCTCTGGGCTGCCTCTGCGGCGGGTCACCTGAAGGTGGTCCAGTCCCTGCTGGGGCACGGAGCTTCTGTCAACAGCACGACCCTCACCAACTCTACGCCCCTGAGGGCAGCCTGCTTTGACGGGCACCTGGACATCGTCAGATACCTAGTGGAACACAAAGCTGACCTGGAGGTGGCCAACAGACACGGACACACGTGTCTAATGATTTCCTGTTACAAGGGCCACAAAGAGATAGCGCAGTACCTGCTGGAGAAAGGTGCGGATGTCAACAGGAAAAGTGTAAAAG GTAACACGGCGCTGCATGACTGCGCAGAGTCCGGCAGCCTGGAGATCATGCGGATGTTGCTGCAGTACGGCGCAACCATGGAGCGGGACGGCTACGGCATGACTCCGCTCCTCTCCGCCAGCGTCACTGGCCACACTAACATCGTAGACTACCTGACGACGCACCAGCAG ACGAGTCACACGGAGCGAATTGATGCCTTGGAGCTTTTGGGAGCAACGTTCGTCGACAAGAAGAGAGATCTGCTGGGAGCGTTAAAGTATTGGAAGAGAGCCATGGACCTGAGATACACAGACAGTAACACCGTCCACAAACCGGAACCCAAGCATCTCATCATGGCTTACGACTATGCTAAAGAG GTCACAAACGGGGAGGAGCTGGACGGGTTGATCTCCGACCCGGACGAGATGCGGATGCAGGCGCTGCTCATCCGGGAGAGAATCCTGGGCCCCCAGCATCCAGACACATCCTACTACATCCGTTACCGGGGCGCCGTCTACGCCGACTCGGGAAACTTTGAGCGCTGCATCAACCTGTGGAAGTACGCGCTGGAAATGCAACAGAACAACCTGGACCCGCTGAGCCCCATGACGACCTCCAGCCTGCTGTCGTTCGCCGAACTCTTCTCCTTCATGCTGCAGGACAGGGCCAAGGGACTCCTGGGGACATCCGTGTCCTTTGAGGACCTGATGGGAATCTTGACCAAGAGCGTGTTGGAGATAGAGCGAGCGGTCAAACAGATCGGGCCGATGCCGCCTGACCCCGCTCAGCTCAGCAAGGCCTTGTCGATTATCCTGCACCTCATTTGTCTCCTGGAAAAGGTGCCGTGTACCACAGAGCAGGACCATTTCAAGAAGGAAACCATCTATAG GTTCCTGAAGCTCCAGCCGTGTGGGAAGAACGGCTTCACCCCTTTACACCTGGCAGTGGACCGCAACACCACCTGCGTGGGCCGCTACCCTGTGTGCAAGTTTCCCTCCCTCACGGTGGCGTCCATCCTCCTCGAGTGCGGGGCGGATGTCAACAGCCGAGACGAAGACGACAACAG CCCCCTCCACATAGCCGCATCCAACGGTCACCCCGACATCATGAACCTGCTGATTTCCTGCGGGAATCACTTCGACAGCACCAACGCCTTCCAGCAGACGGCCTGCGATCTCCTGGACGAGAAGGAGCTGGCCCGGAACGTCATCCAGCCCATCAACCACACCACGCTGCAGTGCCTCGCTGCCAGGGCCATCATCAAGCACAGCCTCCACTACCGGGGGAACATTCCCGAGAAGCTGGAAGCCTTCGTCTTGCTCCACAGATAA
- the tmed7 gene encoding transmembrane emp24 domain-containing protein 7 yields the protein MFRSLRLLLQVLWAQLLCGWVMGSELTFELPDNAKQCFYEDIITGTKCTLEFQVVTGGHYDVDCRLEDPDGTTLYKEMKKQYDSFTFTAAKNGTFKFCFSNEFSTFTHKTVYFDFQVGDDPPLFPNENRVTALTQMESACVSIHEALKSVIDYQTHFRLREAQGRSRAEDLNTRVAFWSIGEAIILLVVSISQVVLLRSFFSDKKTTMTRVGS from the exons ATGTTCAGGTCGCTTCGGTTGCTGCTGCAGGTGCTATGGGCCCAGCTGCTCTGTGGGTGGGTAATGGGCTCCGAGCTAACCTTCGAGCTGCCTGACAACGCCAAACAGTGTTTCTACGAGGACATCATCACCGGCACCAAGTGCACGCTGGAGTTTCAG GTTGTAACTGGTGGTCACTATGATGTAGACTGCCGCCTAGAGGACCCAGACGGCACTACACTTTACAAGGAGATGAAAAAGCAATATGATAGTTTTACCTTTACAGCTGCCAAGAATGGCACTTTCAAGTTCTGCTTCAGCAACGAGTTCTCCACTTTCACACACAAGACCGTTTACTTTGATTTCCAAGTCGGTGATGATCCTCCTCTCTTCCCCAATGAGAACAGAGTCACTGCTCTCACTCAG ATGGAATCAGCCTGCGTGTCTATCCATGAGGCACTGAAGTCTGTCATAGACTACCAGACGCACTTCCGCCTCCGAGAGGCCCAGGGGCGCAGTCGGGCGGAGGACCTGAACACCCGTGTTGCCTTCTGGTCTATCGGAGAGGCCATTATCCTGCTTGTGGTCAGCATCAGCCAGGTGGTCCTGCTTAGAAGTTTCTTCTCGGACAAGAAGACCACCATGACACGAGTTGGATCGTAA
- the LOC116729892 gene encoding RNA-binding protein MEX3B-like has product MMPSSTSLLEADEGESEVPPPLVHAFAGMGLDEHHGSQSQAPERPDESVSFHHQLPAVSHFSILGTVLDLKPLPLHRPPSGDEANKTAEDEELEGIAATSSGALLAKAHRNQHLPSGQSGTVMEPPHVETVLLYNGDERDDSGVGGGSALPPAASMVMLPPGVYGEPGFEAEHSLLSRRKSVNTTECVAVPSSEHVAEIVGRQGCKIKALRAKTNTYIKTPVRGEQPVFVVTGRKEDVAMAKREILSAAEHFSLIRASRNKTGPLSAVTGLGAPALPGQTTIQVRVPYRVVGLVVGPKGATIKRIQQQTHTYIVTPSRDKEPVFEVTGMPENVDRAREEIEAHIALRTGSCGSVEAPGVDNSDFQFNGTDVSFETSLNPVGVGEAGWLHAGASSPSGGTLLPVSISGSQRVNSNISSTVRMSSTYRNDSSSSLGSGSSSADSFYGGGNGNRMADFSPTFPFNANANNNNNNSTSSSSTSFWFGDSLVSVGSEELFSLGGGGSSSGFEPLTISTAHTSQSAAPPHIWSPFVDQPSLQAFDSLQSQTSQPGTPRLSPTFSGTEALEHPQAQRVHRRPFGSAGTLDAHRIPSYSSAFSSSSESTSSSPPDSSFSYRPALGSSGRVQEICIQCMENQVIAALVPCGHNLFCLDCATQICQGPEAVCPVCLSPATQAIQLRNM; this is encoded by the exons ATGATGCCAAGTAGCACGTCTTTGTTGGAGGCCGATGAGGGAGAGTCCGAGGTCCCACCACCGCTCGTGCACGCTTTCGCCGGTATGGGCCTCGACGAGCACCACGGCAGCCAGAGCCAGGCTCCTGAACGACCAGATGAGAGTGTTTCCTTTCACCATCAGCTCCCTGCAGTATCCCATTTCAGCATCCTCGGTACGGTCCTTGACTTGAAGCCTCTCCCGCTGCATCGGCCGCCCTCGGGGGATGAAGCGAACAAAACGGCAGAGGACGAAGAGCTCGAAGGGATAGCGGCCACTTCTTCGGGCGCGTTGCTAGCTAAGGCCCACCGTAATCAGCACCTCCCATCAGGGCAGAGCGGCACCGTGATGGAGCCGCCGCATGTCGAGACGGTGTTGTTGTACAACGGAGACGAGCGGGATGATAGCGGCGTTGGCGGCGGCAGCGCGCTACCCCCGGCGGCCAGCATGGTGATGCTCCCACCCGGTGTGTACGGGGAGCCGGGCTTCGAGGCCGAGCATTCGCTTTTGAGCCGGAGAAAGAGCGTCAACACGACCGAATGTGTGGCAGTACCGAGCTCCGAGCACGTCGCTGAGATTGTGGGGAGGCAGG GTTGTAAGATCAAGGCACTTCGAGCCAAAACAAACACCTACATAAAGACGCCAGTGAGGGGAGAGCAACCCGTCTTCGTCGTGACGGGGCGCAAAGAAGATGTAGCCATGGCTAAGAGAGAGATCCTGTCTGCAGCCGAGCACTTTTCCCTGATCCGAGCCTCCCGGAACAAGACAGGCCCTCTGTCTGCTGTGACTGGCTTAGGGGCCCCTGCTCTACCTGGGCAGACAACCATTCAG GTGCGCGTTCCATATCGCGTTGTTGGTCTGGTTGTGGGCCCCAAAG GAGCGACCATCAAGCGCATTCAGCAGCAGACGCATACCTACATCGTGACTCCAAGTCGGGACAAAGAGCCGGTGTTTGAGGTCACGGGAATGCCAGAGAACGTCGACCGGGCGAGGGAGGAAATCGAGGCGCACATCGCCCTGCGCACCGGCAGCTGCGGGAGCGTCGAGGCTCCTGGCGTGGATAACAGCGATTTCCAATTCAACGGGACCGACGTCAGCTTCGAGACCTCCCTGAACCCCGTTGGTGTGGGGGAGGCCGGGTGGCTCCACGCAGGCGCGTCGTCGCCAAGCGGTGGAACCCTGTTGCCGGTCAGCATCAGTGGTTCTCAGCGGGTCAATAGCAATATCAGCAGCACTGTCAGGATGTCTTCCACCTACCGCAACGACAGTTCCAGCTCTCTGGGCAGCGGCTCCAGCTCGGCTGATTCTTTCTACGGCGGCGGGAACGGGAACCGGATGGCCGACTTCAGCCCAACCTTCCCCTTCAACGCCAAcgccaacaacaacaacaacaacagtacaagcagcagcagcacaagtTTCTGGTTTGGCGACAGCCTTGTCAGTGTGGGGTCTGAAGAGCTCTTCAGTCTGGGAGGCGGAGGGTCCTCCTCAGGGTTCGAGCCCTTAACCATTTCCACTGCCCATACCTCGCAGTCCGCTGCACCACCGCACATTTGGAGCCCCTTCGTGGACCAGCCGTCACTTCAGGCCTTCGATTCCCTGCAGTCCCAG ACCAGCCAACCTGGCACCCCACGCCTCTCTCCAACCTTTTCTGGGACCGAGGCCTTGGAGCACCCTCAGGCCCAGCGTGTTCACCGAAGGCCTTTCGGGTCGGCCGGGACCCTCGATGCCCACAGGATCCCCTCCTACAGCTCggccttctcctcctccagcgaAAGCACCTCCTCTTCGCCCCCCGACTCCTCCTTCTCCTACCGCCCTGCGCTCGGCTCGTCCGGGAGGGTGCAGGAGATATGCATCCAGTGCATGGAGAACCAGGTGATCGCTGCCTTGGTTCCCTGCGGCCATAACCTGTTCTGTCTCGATTGTGCCACACAAATCTGCCAGGGCCCAGAGGCCGTGTGCCCTGTGTGCCTGTCCCCGGCCACGCAGGCCATTCAACTGCGCAATATGTGA